A genomic stretch from Arenicella xantha includes:
- a CDS encoding sterol desaturase family protein translates to MNILLYAVPFFLLLIALELIVDKWRGTNYYRVNDSLTSLTTGTINQLVAVSKRLIPFTIYVMVYDSVALFSWPDSAWGWIIAFIVYDFFYYWKHRMGHEMNILWASHVVHHSSEEYNLTTALRQTGTGFLGFIFYLPMAVMGIDPLMLVTVGALNLVYQFWVHTRHVGKLGWVEWFFVTPSNHRGHHAQNTVYIDRNYGGVFILWDRFFGTYQEEQDDDLPVYGIRGAVRSWNPLWVNFQIYNQLFWDAVHTKNWWHKLTLWFRRTGWRPPDVVDQYPLEKNELEDFEKFDIAIPGALKIYSILQYSATATLGVWFGIVAADLAFAELASLIGFVLFSSFAIGSVLENRHYAGVLEWMRIAVLFTMALLSPIPIALSIGLCSICVISAPFLLLGRHQAMSQVQALKSAA, encoded by the coding sequence ATGAATATACTGTTATACGCCGTTCCCTTTTTTCTACTTTTGATAGCGCTAGAGCTAATCGTAGATAAGTGGCGTGGAACTAATTATTACCGCGTCAATGATTCCTTAACCAGCCTCACAACCGGAACCATTAATCAGCTCGTCGCGGTTAGTAAAAGGCTAATTCCATTCACCATTTACGTGATGGTCTACGACAGTGTGGCGCTGTTTAGTTGGCCCGATTCTGCGTGGGGTTGGATCATAGCGTTTATTGTGTATGACTTCTTTTACTACTGGAAGCATCGCATGGGCCACGAGATGAATATCTTGTGGGCCTCGCATGTGGTTCACCATTCAAGTGAAGAATATAATCTGACCACGGCTTTACGTCAGACAGGTACGGGCTTCTTAGGCTTTATTTTTTATCTACCAATGGCCGTAATGGGTATCGATCCGTTGATGTTGGTTACCGTCGGTGCGCTTAATTTAGTGTATCAATTTTGGGTACATACTCGCCATGTTGGCAAACTGGGTTGGGTTGAGTGGTTTTTTGTAACGCCATCCAATCATCGTGGCCATCACGCGCAGAACACTGTTTATATTGATCGTAATTACGGCGGTGTTTTTATTCTTTGGGACCGTTTTTTTGGCACTTATCAGGAAGAGCAAGACGATGATCTGCCCGTGTATGGAATTCGTGGTGCGGTGCGTTCTTGGAATCCGTTATGGGTAAATTTTCAAATCTACAATCAGCTATTTTGGGATGCTGTGCATACGAAGAATTGGTGGCATAAGCTGACGCTGTGGTTTCGTCGAACCGGATGGCGGCCACCGGATGTGGTAGACCAATACCCGTTGGAAAAAAATGAGTTAGAAGACTTTGAGAAATTCGATATCGCCATACCCGGTGCACTGAAGATTTATAGTATTTTGCAATACAGCGCGACCGCCACCTTAGGGGTTTGGTTTGGCATCGTTGCAGCGGACCTAGCTTTTGCAGAGCTAGCTTCGTTAATCGGCTTTGTATTGTTTAGTAGCTTCGCCATTGGGTCGGTGCTAGAAAATCGCCATTATGCTGGCGTGCTTGAGTGGATGCGGATAGCCGTGTTGTTCACTATGGCACTACTCAGCCCGATTCCAATCGCGCTAAGCATTGGGTTATGCTCAATATGTGTCATTTCAGCCCCATTTTTATTACTTGGCCGTCATCAGGCTATGAGTCAGGTTCAGGCATTAAAAAGTGCTGCATGA